A window of the Trichoderma asperellum chromosome 4, complete sequence genome harbors these coding sequences:
- a CDS encoding uncharacterized protein (BUSCO:EOG092D0GFU) — MEDQLAQLLANAQLPEQAPRQAAEIEIKRARTNPAFPISLARIAAHSSIDTSIRQSALSTLRLFIEKNWAVEELDDEPQIPISDEAREILKQTLLEVALSPEEDRKVKIAASYAVGKVAIHDFPEQWPALLPTILGVIPTGNDAQLHGALRVLSDLVDESLSEDQFFSMAQDIAKGLTEVALNENRKPMLRALAISVFRGCFDLMNMVKDENKEVKTFAEELLTQWNPFFIAVLKGRLPEGDSSSGAQPEAWNSIIALKLQVVKTLLRIRRVFPNLLLPQSTIFFTAVWEELSIMQAAYEQLYIIDEVQSRLEDSDNLPYTLDLLILEELDFLNQCFRAPPVQAELDSHLQAHASGHEVPWMMDLMKMLVGYSRVTREEQELWDFDCSLYLAEETSVTANYTARTAAGDLLIKLGEWFNEKTVDGLFGYTKTLFPGESPSAWRSQEAALYLFVMLVSDFEDLSKPLPDVVANAYLELVDFSINQSEQPLLRARGYLVGGIIGRSHQTPPNLVDRIVHSITTEESEVVQVACIKAIEGLISSGRVAVDRQTPIIASIQAYMNGKDPEEMEAADELLVTLTEALRAAIGMDSHIAISSDIPSVDLLFLLAKLGASNFQVTMLVTEAFEDIVGSLSDASSYAALCARILPTLTGAFDVANLTEDNPLVTVATELLVVLTEHASEPLPEGFVAAVLPKLNRLLMESTEGDVLRPGSEAVKWILVHDHQQVLNWHDSNGRSGLEVCLHIIDRLLGPSIEDNAASEVGGLAAELVEKAGQERLGPFLPQLLQAVANRLATAQAAAFIQSLILVFARLSLGGAQDVVEFLSQIQINGESGLQVVLAKWLENSVNFAGYDEIRQNVIALSKLYSLNDPRVAQTSVKGDLIVGADDGMIKTRSRAKKNPDKYTIIPATLKIVKVLIEELLSASGARAAANAASAAVATSAEFDDEDNDEEGWEDEDDTLDLSLGATKAELMAYGMDSSARQRDDETQQYLTEFFIRCGRENVANFQEWYNMLTDDEKAKLNEVANAAGQ, encoded by the exons ATGGAGGATCAACTGGCGCAGCTTCTGGCCAACGCTCAGCTTCCCGAACAAGCACCCCGCCAAGCTGCTGAAATCGAGATCAAGCGAGCCCGGACGAATCCTGCTTTCCCCATATCGCTTGCTCGCATCGCCGCTCACTCATCCATCGACACGAGCATTCGGCAGTCTGCTCTTAGCACGCTGCGATTGTTTATCGAGAAGAATTGGGCTGTCGAGGAACTGGACGATGAGCCCCAGATCCCCATCTCTGATGAAGCCAGAGAGATCCTAAAGCAGACCTTGTTGGAGGTGGCTTTGAGCCCTGAGGAGGACAGAAAAGTCAAGATCGCAGCCAG TTATGCTGTTGGCAAGGTTGCCATCCACGACTTTCCCGAGCAATGGCCCGCACTGCTGCCCACCATCCTCGGCGTTATCCCGACTGGCAACGATGCTCAGCTCCACGGAGCCTTGAGGGTGCTTAGCGACTTGGTCGATGAAAGCTTGAGTGAGGATCAATTCTTCTCCATGGCCCAAGATATTGCCAAAGGCCTTACCGAGGTGGCCCTCAACGAGAACCGAAAGCCGATGCTGCGCGCGCTTGCCATTTCAGTCTTCCGAGGATGCTTCGACCTGATGAACATGGTCAAGGACGAAAACAAGGAGGTCAAGACTTTTGCAGAGGAGCTCTTGACGCAGTGGAACCCTTTCTTTATTGCTGTGCTCAAAGGCCGCCTGCCAGAAGGCGACTCTAGCTCTGGCGCCCAGCCCGAGGCCTGGAACAGCATTATTGCTCTCAAGCTGCAAGTAGTCAAGACTCTCCTCCGAATTCGCAGAGTCTTCCCCAACCTCCTCCTTCCCCAGAGCACCATCTTCTTTACCGCGGTGTGGGAAGAGCTTAGCATTATGCAAGCCGCCTACGAGCAGCTCTATATCATTGACGAAGTGCAGTCTCGCCTGGAAGACTCAGACAACCTTCCCTATACCCTCGACCTTCTCATCCTGGAGGAGCTTGACTTCCTGAACCAGTGCTTCCGCGCGCCCCCTGTCCAGGCCGAGCTCGACAGCCATCTGCAGGCCCACGCGTCCGGCCACGAAGTCCCCTGGATGATGGACCTTATGAAGATGCTTGTTGGTTATTCTCGAGTGACCCGCGAGGAGCAGGAACTCTGGGACTTTGACTGCTCTTTATACTTGGCAGAGGAGACCTCAGTCACGGCCAACTACACTGCTcgcactgctgctggcgacCTTCTCATTAAGCTGGGCGAGTGGTTCAATGAGAAGACGGTTGATGGTCTGTTTGGATACACCAAGACCCTCTTCCCAGGTGAAAGCCCCTCCGCATGGAGAAGCCAGGAGGCGGCGCTGTACTTGTTCGTCATGCTTGTCAGCGACTTTGAGGATTTGAGCAAGCCTCTCCCCGACGTGGTTGCCAACGCTTACCTGGAGCTCGTCGACTTTTCCATCAACCAGTCCGAGCAGCCGCTGTTGCGCGCTCGAGGATACCTGGTGGGTGGCATCATTGGCCGCTCGCACCAGACCCCGCCAAACCTGGTTGATCGCATTGTGCACTCCATCACAACTGAAGAGTCAGAGGTTGTGCAAGTCGCGTGCATCAAGGCTATTGAAGGCTTGATCAGCTCGGGGCGTGTGGCCGTTGACCGTCAGACGCCCATTATCGCCTCCATCCAGGCGTACATGAACGGCAAGGACCCCGAGGAAATGGAAGCGGCTGACGAGCTCCTCGTCACCCTGACAGAGGCCCTCAGGGCTGCCATCGGCATGGATAGCCACATTGCCATCTCTAGCGACATTCCGTCCGTGGACCTCCTTTTCCTGTTGGCGAAGCTGGGAGCTAGCAACTTCCAAGTCACAATGCTGGTTACAGAAGCATTTGAGGATATCGTCGGTAGTCTCTCAGACGCCTCTTCATATGCCGCCTTGTGCGCTCGCATTCTGCCAACACTGACTGGTGCATTCGATGTGGCCAACCTCACAGAGGACAACCCTCTTGTCACGGTCGCAACAGAGCTGCTGGTCGTTTTGACAGAGCATGCCTCAGAGCCTCTCCCAGAGGGCTTCGTGGCTGCTGTACTCCCCAAGCTTAACCGTCTGCTCATGGAATCGACCGAGGGTGATGTCCTGCGGCCCGGATCTGAGGCAGTCAAGTGGATTCTGGTGCACGACCACCAGCAGGTCTTGAACTGGCACGACTCCAACGGACGATCTGGCTTGGAAGTCTGCCTGCACATTATTGATCGACTCTTGGGTCCTTCCATTGAAGACAATGCTGCCTCTGAGGTTGGAGGATTGGCTGCCGAACTGGTGGAGAAGGCTGGACAGGAACGCCTGGGACCATTCCTGCCACAACTTCTGCAGGCGGTTGCTAACCGATTGGCCACTGCGCAAGCCGCCGCTTTCATCCAGtccctcatcctcgtctttgCGCGACTGTCCCTGGGCGGTGCGCAAGATGTCGTTGAATTCCTTAGCCAGATCCAGATCAATGGAGAGAGCGGCCTTCAGGTTGTTCTGGCCAAGTGGCTCGAAAACTCTGTTAACTTTGCCGGCTACGATGAGATTAGACAAAA CGTCATTGCGTTGTCGAAGCTCTACTCACTCAACGACCCCCGAGTAGCACAAACCTCGGTCAAGGGTGATCTAATCGTCGGCGCAGACGATGGAATGATTAAGACCCGTTCTCGCGCCAAGAAGA ACCCCGACAAGTACACCATCATCCCTGCCACTCTCAAGATTGTCAAGGTCTTGATTGAGGAGCTCCTGTCCGCTTCGGGCGCCCGAGCTGCTGCGAATGCCgcctctgctgctgttgctactTCTGCAGAATTTGATGACGAAGACAACGACGAAGAGGGCTgggaggacgaagacgatacGCTCGACCTCTCCCTGGGCGCAACAAAGGCCGAGCTCATGGCCTATGGAATGGATTCCAGCGCACGCCAGCGCGACGACGAGACTCAGCAGTACCTTACCGAATTCTTCATTCGCTGCGGCCGAGAGAACGTTGCCAACTTCCAGGAGTGGTACAACATGCTGACAGACGACGAGAAGGCGAAGCTGAATGAGGTGGCCAATGCTGCAGGCCAGTAG
- a CDS encoding uncharacterized protein (TransMembrane:12 (i12-33o39-63i70-92o114-132i144-168o180-199i219-244o268-288i309-327o339-358i388-410o416-436i)) — MISSSMIIAGLSWWQAWICVWLGYSISACFIVTTGRIGATYHIGFPVIGRASFGIWGSLWPVFNRAAMACIWYGVQSYIGGTCVYLMIRSIWKSWDSSKMPGNFGTSATNTPEYVSFVIFWLCSLPALWFPVHKVRHLFTVKAYFVPAAGISFLIWACVRAGGVGPIIRQPSTLHGSKLGWQFVNGVMSSIANFATLVVNDSDFTRFARKPRDALWSQLFTIPLGFAITSFIGIIVSSSSTIIYNEPIWSPLDLLGRFIDDGSSGQRFGVFIIALAFALAQLGTNIAANSVSAGTDMTALLPRYINIRRGSYICAIVGLAMCPYNLLSSSNQFTTYLSAYSVFLSSIAGVIVSDYYLVRRGYLDTKELYDGRRNGPYFYTWGIHWRAYAAYISGIVINVVGFAGAVGTKVPIGATYIYNLNFFCGFIVSLATYWLFCKISPIPATSDRWMEVGDHLDDAQPEYDTGSQQSYDEERDTAVKGHDKKDTVRVTDF; from the exons ATGATTTCATCCTCCATGATCATCGCCGGTCTGTCATGGTGGCAGGCGTGGATATGCGTCTGGTTAGGCTACTCTATATCTGCTTGCTTCATTGTAACGACTGGACGAATTGGAGCTACGTACCATATTGGTTTTCCAGTCATTGGTCGTGCATCTTTTGGAATCTGGGGGAGTCTATGGCCGGTCTTTAATCGCGCTGCCATGG CATGCATTTGGTACGGAGTTCAATCTTACATTGGCGGCACCTGCGTCTATCTTATGATCCGCTCGATATGGAAATCTTGGGACAGCTCCAAAATGCCGGGAAATTTTGGCACCAGCGCCACCAACACACCAGAGTATGTTTCTTTCGTCATCTTTTGGCTGTGCTCCTTGCCAGCCTTGTGGTTCCCCGTGCACAAGGTTCGACATTTGTTCACCGTCAAAGCCTATTTTGTGCCCGCTGCCGGTATCTCGTTCCTGATTTGGGCCTGTGTGCGGGCTGGTGGTGTCGGCCCCATCATTAGACAGCCTAGCACTCTTCATGGGAGCAAGCTTGGATGGCAGTTTGTCAACGGCGTCATGTCTTCCATTGCCAACTTTGCAACTCTTGTTGTCAACGATAGTGACTTCACTCGTTTTGCACGTAAGCCCAGGGATGCTCTTTGGTCTCAGCTCTTTACGATTCCACTGGGCTTCGCCATTACTTCCTTTATCGGCATCATCgtttcttcgtcatcaacCATCATCTATAACGAACCAATCTGGAGCCCTCTGGATCTCCTTGGAAGATTTATCGATGATGGTAGCTCTGGCCAGAGATTCGGCGTCTTTATAATCGCCTTGGCATTTGCCTTGGCTCAGCTAGGCACTAACATTGCCGCCAACTCTGTCTCTGCGGGAACCGATATGACAGCACTACTCCCACGCTACATCAACATCCGCCGAGGATCATATATTTGCGCCATTGTTGGTTTGGCAATGTGCCCGTACAACCTGCTCAGCAGCTCCAACCAATTCACAACCTACCTTTCCGCTTACAGcgtcttcctctcctctatCGCTGGCGTCATTGTTTCTGATTATTACCTTGTGCGGAGGGGTTACTTGGATACCAAGGAGCTATATGATGGTCGCAGAAATGGGCCTTACTTTTACACGTGGGGAATTCACTGGCGAGCTTATGCTGCATATATTAGCGGAATCGTGATCAATGTTGTTGGTTTTGCCGGAGCGGTTGGCACCAAAGTACCCATTGGCGCCACGTACATTTACAATCTCAATTTTTTCTGCGGGTTTATCGTTTCGCTGGCCACATATTGGCTGTTCTGCAAGATATCTCCCATTCCTGCTACTAGCGATCGGTGGATGGAGGTTGGTGATCATCTTGACGATGCTCAACCTGAGTACGATACGGGTAGTCAGCAAAGTTATGATGAAGAGAGGGATACGGCAGTCAAGGGGCATGATAAGAAAGACACCGTGCGTGTGACGGATTTTTAG
- a CDS encoding uncharacterized protein (EggNog:ENOG41~TransMembrane:5 (n3-11c16/17o32-52i59-76o82-99i111-130o136-156i)), with product MALVIIYGTLLPKSAAVCSVTPFVDIEADISSLTPRITSSLLIALVIQRVLLGFVPFDLGAILLGGVVKAVTWLLAVETAHHFSWVAVAVIKILTIFATRNPFIESFESQALANIVGSGLILGQLVALTMKVSNLRFLWIFLAIPVVSYLANILAIRTAHLRAVTFANSHEHPVETIIRRANTDFNNLLLRQSQSYTDACDEYRRRYNYEPPPGFEEWFNYAKSHNSKIIDDFDVIYESIMPLWNYTGKQINQAITDVQLYSGNELWKCRFSGQTSSTKCVHNWRSNDRHVSKLFNQLMGDVSGLPDVDFLVNHLDEPRVIFPRNHEQSNHVSGIKLKSLSRTPTWSSLTQHCDPVGVQSATNTTPPINSFGLPFIQDGRSSKDICKHPSYRQMHGLLMSPTSFQLLEGIVPILSTGSLSTMGDILFPSPAYIESEFIYNETLDIDWSQKRNNVYWAGSTSGAYATDSQWKNYHRHRFVSLAQMLDKKEYTYLADKGGVVQRVASSFLSGRLFDVAFTRVYQCATVACREQSFLYRIRAWADKDAAFHSRLAFDLDGNGISGRWYKMVASNSAPLKQTILREWHDDRLLPWVHFIPVSLGMEELPELVMYLTSTKKGQQTAKEIADRGRKWFSESLRDVDMGVYVYRLLLELARLQDPERIVSSKSSA from the exons ATGGCTCTTGTCATTATCTATGGGACTTTGCTACCAAAGTCGGCAGCAGTATGCTCTGTCACACCCTTTGTCGATATAGAGGCCGACATTTCATCTCTTACTCCGCGGATCACCAGCTCTTTGCTAATTGCACTGGTCATCCAGCGTGTGCTTCTCGGGTTTGTGCCGTTTGATCTTGGCGCAATACTGCTTGGTGGTGTCGTCAAAGCTGTTACCTGGCTTCTTGCTGTTGAAACG GCTCATCATTTTTCATGGGTCGCTGTCGCGGTCATTAAGATTTTGACCATTTTTGCTACACGCAACCCATTCATAGAATCTTTTGAATCACAAGCATTGGCTAACATCGTTGGCTCTGGCCTAATTCTGGGACAACTCGTGGCGTTAACCATGAAAGTATCCAACCTCAGATTTCTGTGGATATTTTTGGCTATTCCTGTTGTTTCTTACCTGGCAAATATACTTGCTATCCGAACTGCCCATTTAAGAGCGGTGACATTCGCCAATTCACATGAGCATCCCGTTGAGACCATTATTAGGCGAGCAAACACTGACTTTAACAATTTACTACTTCGCCAATCCCAATCTTACACTGACGCTTGCGACGAATATCGTCGTCGATATAATTATGAGCCGCCGCCTGGCTTTGAAGAGTGGTTCAACTATGCCAAATCCCACAACTCAAAAATCATTGATGACTTTGATGTTATTTATGAATCTATTATGCCACTGTGGAATTACACGGGTAAACAAATTAATCAGGCCATAACGGATGTGCAACTCTACTCAGGAAACGAACTCTGGAAATGTAGATTCTCTGGTCAGACGAGTTCTACGAAGTGCGTCCACAATTGGCGCAGTAATGACAGGCATGTGAGCAAGTTGTTTAACCAACTCATGGGTGATGTCTCAGGCCTGCCGGACGTGGACTTTTTGGTCAACCACTTGGATGAACCAAGAGTCATATTCCCCAGAAATCATGAACAATCTAACCACGTATCAGGCATCAAATTGAAAAGCCTCTCGCGAACTCCGACGTGGAGTTCCCTTACACAACACTGCGACCCAGTTGGGGTTCAAAGTGCCACCAACACCACACCTCCAATCAACTCATTCGGTCTGCCATTCATTCAAGATGGACGTTCCTCTAAGGATATCTGCAAACACCCTAGCTACCGACAAATGCACGGTTTATTAATGAGCCCAACTTCATTTCAGCTGCTCGAGGGTATAGTTCCAATACTATCCACTGGGTCCTTGTCCACCATGGGCGACATTTTGTTTCCAAGCCCAGCATACATTGAGTCAGAGTTCATCTACAACGAAACACTTGACATTGACTGGTCTCAAAAACGGAACAACGTTTACTGGGCTGGCTCTACATCTGGGGCATATGCTACAGACTCGCAGTGGAAGAATTATCACAGGCACCGATTCGTAAGCCTGGCTCAGATGCTGGATAAGAAAGAGTATACATATCTCGCCGACAAGGGTGGTGTTGTACAGCGGGTAGCATCTTCCTTTCTCAGTGGCAGGCTATTTGATGTTGCCTTTACAAGAGTCTATCAATGCGCAACAGTAGCGTGTCGAGAGCAGTCCTTTCTCTATCGCATAAGGGCCTGGGCGGATAAGGACGCAGCATTTCATTCGAGGTTAGCGTTTGACCTCGACGGCAACGGCATCAGTGGTCGATGGTACAAAATGGTGGCTTCCAACTCAGCACCATTGAAGCAAACTATTCTTCGTGAGTGGCATGACGATCGCCTCTTGCCGTGGGTGCATTTTATTCCCGTCAGCCTTGGCATGGAGGAGCTACCCGAGTTGGTCATGTATTTGACCTCGACGAAAAAGGGTCAGCAGACGGCCAAGGAGATTGCAGATCGCGGTAGGAAGTGGTTCTCTGAATCCTTGAGGGACGTGGATATGGGTGTGTATGTATATCGCCTGCTATTGGAGTTGGCGAGATTGCAGGACCCTGAGCGGATAGTGTCCTCAAAATCGAGCGCTTGA
- a CDS encoding uncharacterized protein (TransMembrane:12 (i74-96o102-126i133-155o177-195i207-231o243-262i282-307o331-351i372-390o402-421i451-473o479-499i)), whose product MSLRQRFRSLADKLAVEAEPGLSTTQLMLVNYDLKPVEKERRQWGPWNFVAFWIADSFNINTWMISSSMIIAGLSWWQAWICVWLGYSISACFIVTTGRIGATYHIGFPVIGRASFGIWGSLWPVFNRAAMACIWYGVQSYIGGTCVYLMIRSIWKSWDSSKMPGNFGTSATNTPEYVSFVIFWLCSLPALWFPVHKVRHLFTVKAYFVPAAGISFLIWACVRAGGVGPIIRQPSTLHGSKLGWQFVNGVMSSIANFATLVVNDSDFTRFARKPRDALWSQLFTIPLGFAITSFIGIIVSSSSTIIYNEPIWSPLDLLGRFIDDGSSGQRFGVFIIALAFALAQLGTNIAANSVSAGTDMTALLPRYINIRRGSYICAIVGLAMCPYNLLSSSNQFTTYLSAYSVFLSSIAGVIVSDYYLVRRGYLDTKELYDGRRNGPYFYTWGIHWRAYAAYISGIVINVVGFAGAVGTKVPIGATYIYNLNFFCGFIVSLATYWLFCKISPIPATSDRWMEVGDHLDDAQPEYDTGSQQSYDEERDTAVKGHDKKDTVRVTDF is encoded by the exons ATGTCGTTGCGACAGAGATTCAGATCCCTGGCGGATAAGCTGGCTGTTGAGGCCGAGCCGGGCCTTTCGACCACGCAGCTGATG CTTGTCAATTATGACCTGAAACCCGTTGAGAAAGAGCGTCGGCAGTGGGGTCCGTGGAATTTTGTTGCGTTTTGGATTGCAGACtccttcaacatcaacacaTGGATGATTTCATCCTCCATGATCATCGCCGGTCTGTCATGGTGGCAGGCGTGGATATGCGTCTGGTTAGGCTACTCTATATCTGCTTGCTTCATTGTAACGACTGGACGAATTGGAGCTACGTACCATATTGGTTTTCCAGTCATTGGTCGTGCATCTTTTGGAATCTGGGGGAGTCTATGGCCGGTCTTTAATCGCGCTGCCATGG CATGCATTTGGTACGGAGTTCAATCTTACATTGGCGGCACCTGCGTCTATCTTATGATCCGCTCGATATGGAAATCTTGGGACAGCTCCAAAATGCCGGGAAATTTTGGCACCAGCGCCACCAACACACCAGAGTATGTTTCTTTCGTCATCTTTTGGCTGTGCTCCTTGCCAGCCTTGTGGTTCCCCGTGCACAAGGTTCGACATTTGTTCACCGTCAAAGCCTATTTTGTGCCCGCTGCCGGTATCTCGTTCCTGATTTGGGCCTGTGTGCGGGCTGGTGGTGTCGGCCCCATCATTAGACAGCCTAGCACTCTTCATGGGAGCAAGCTTGGATGGCAGTTTGTCAACGGCGTCATGTCTTCCATTGCCAACTTTGCAACTCTTGTTGTCAACGATAGTGACTTCACTCGTTTTGCACGTAAGCCCAGGGATGCTCTTTGGTCTCAGCTCTTTACGATTCCACTGGGCTTCGCCATTACTTCCTTTATCGGCATCATCgtttcttcgtcatcaacCATCATCTATAACGAACCAATCTGGAGCCCTCTGGATCTCCTTGGAAGATTTATCGATGATGGTAGCTCTGGCCAGAGATTCGGCGTCTTTATAATCGCCTTGGCATTTGCCTTGGCTCAGCTAGGCACTAACATTGCCGCCAACTCTGTCTCTGCGGGAACCGATATGACAGCACTACTCCCACGCTACATCAACATCCGCCGAGGATCATATATTTGCGCCATTGTTGGTTTGGCAATGTGCCCGTACAACCTGCTCAGCAGCTCCAACCAATTCACAACCTACCTTTCCGCTTACAGcgtcttcctctcctctatCGCTGGCGTCATTGTTTCTGATTATTACCTTGTGCGGAGGGGTTACTTGGATACCAAGGAGCTATATGATGGTCGCAGAAATGGGCCTTACTTTTACACGTGGGGAATTCACTGGCGAGCTTATGCTGCATATATTAGCGGAATCGTGATCAATGTTGTTGGTTTTGCCGGAGCGGTTGGCACCAAAGTACCCATTGGCGCCACGTACATTTACAATCTCAATTTTTTCTGCGGGTTTATCGTTTCGCTGGCCACATATTGGCTGTTCTGCAAGATATCTCCCATTCCTGCTACTAGCGATCGGTGGATGGAGGTTGGTGATCATCTTGACGATGCTCAACCTGAGTACGATACGGGTAGTCAGCAAAGTTATGATGAAGAGAGGGATACGGCAGTCAAGGGGCATGATAAGAAAGACACCGTGCGTGTGACGGATTTTTAG
- a CDS encoding uncharacterized protein (SECRETED:SignalP(1-22)), producing the protein MKFSTSIMAITALFASVEGIEAASIFDCCREARGSLGGNQCLAGQTSPRLSTFAK; encoded by the coding sequence ATGAAGTTCTCGACCTCTATCATGGCCATCACTGCCCTCTTTGCCTCCGTCGAGGGCATCGAGGCGGCCTCCATCTTCGACTGCTGCCGTGAGGCTCGCGGAAGTCTTGGTGGTAACCAATGTCTAGCTGGCCAAACCAGCCCGAGACTCAGCACCTTTGCTAAGTGA
- a CDS encoding uncharacterized protein (EggNog:ENOG41): MAQPTVSEEAMLRLISSLDDDQRQELSRWGESINGAMFGRLLTISRKQPLAFDAIAFDELPDEPVLDYITDLEARHRIYMDIRDLIQKAQSPYKIDMAFAAVFMVAPLDVLRSRIRLLREYIRNDDLDPVRKFFADCAATVLPSIFGYVNKGGRRSTSQPSSAKNSSKSSSTHASPAKRQRVTHGRSLSYPNTPIQPLTPVQPRTSPPPTTPLPIRVSTDASPPLPVPQSPSLGVSSSSRNPIAAQLCKKRDGYRCLFTKYDNPEAANIFPFAATKNPQTSKLLLDLLRMFWGDNVADQLSTLAQDRGITESPQNLLSLNHQLHWWFDSAKLAFKPLRKLDDGSIVVQFHWLKTGQLKPSQDLDKAFLREVVITAGLESNTWGNMRAHRASGLLLETGQTFALKANNPEHVPNFNLLQLSWDLLRVVAICGAAGGEEEGEEIDDESDVDDGGFSIGASEGIYEEDNGAQIYQWAAEVEMEEGGEEKDSVYGAKSPH; this comes from the exons ATGGCCCAACCTACAGTGTCCGAGGAGGCTATGCTTCGCCTTATTTCAAGCCTAGACGATGATCAACGACAAGAATTAAGCAGATGGGGTGAAAGCATTAATGGTGCGATGTTTGGGAGGCTTCTCACTATATCTAGGAAACAGCCTTTGGCTTTCGACGCTATCGCTTTTGATGAACTGCCTGACGAGCCGGTCCTAGATTATATTACTGATCTAGAAGCTAGACACCGAATCTACATGGATATCCGGGACCTTATACAGAAAGCTCAATCACCTTACAAAATAGACATGGCATTCGCGGCAGTCTTCATGGTCGCTCCCCTGGATGTGCTTCGATCTAGGATACGTCTATTAAGAGAGTACATTCGGAACGACGACTTGGACCCCGTGCGTAAATTCTTTGCTGATTGCGCGGCAACGGTATTGCCAAGTATATTTGGAT ATGTAAATAAGGGAGGACGTCGATCAACATCGCAGCCGAGTTCAGCCAAGAACAGCTCTAAATCGTCGTCAACACATGCCAGTCCTGCAAAGCGACAGCGCGTAACGCATGGAAGATCTTTATCGTATCCAAACACGCCAATTCAACCTCTAACCCCTGTTCAACCCAGAACGTCTCCGCCGCCAACAACGCCTCTGCCCATACGTGTCTCGACAGATGCATCTCCACCGCTACCAGTACCCCAATCACCAAGTCTCGGTGTTTCGTCGTCAAGTCGGAATCCCATTGCTGCTCAGCTG TGCAAGAAACGAGATGGTTATAGGTGTCTATTTACAAAGTACGACAATCCTGAAGCTGCAaatattttcccttttgcgGCAACAAAGAATCCGCAGACCTCAAAACTTCTTTTAGACTTGTTGAGAATGTTTTGGGGCGACAATGTAGCTGATCAACTATCGACGTTGGCTCAAGACCGAGGTATAACTGAATCACCACAAAATCTTCTGTCCCTTAACCACCAACTGCACTGGTGGTTTGATAGTGCTAAACTGGCATTCAAACCATTGCGCAAACTGGATGATGGATCAATTGTAGTCCAATTCCATTGGTTGAAGACTGGCCAGTTGAAGCCGTCACAAGATCTAGACAAGGCTTTTTTACGTGAAGTCGTAATTACAGCCGGCCTTGAGAGCAATACATGGGGAAACATGCGCGCGCATCGTGCAAGCGGCCTGCTCTTAGAAACTGGCCAAACTTTCGCATTGAAAGCAAATAATCCAGAGCATGTACCAAATTTtaatcttctccagctctcgTGGGATCTCCTTCGTGTTGTTGCCATTTGTGGCGCAgccggaggagaagaagaaggagaagaaattgATGACGAGAgtgatgttgatgatggtggctTCAGTATTGGAGCTAGCGAAGGTATATATGAAGAAGACAACGGCGCCCAGATATACCAATGGGCAGCAGAGGTTGAAATggaagaagggggagaagaaaaagattcTGTTTATGGTGCTAAGTCCCCCCATTAG